CTTTCAGGTTCGAAAGGAGTTTAAGACGACTGACGATGGGGGTTGTAGCAGGTCACATCGACCTCCACCTTACAGTCCACCACTAAGTCCGCCACGCAGCAGATACGCGCCGGAGGGTTAGCGCCAAAAATTTCGGCAAAAACCCGATTAAAAGACTGAAAATAGCGGGCATCAGTGAGGATCACTTTTACATGCACCACGTCCTCCATCCGGTAACCGGCTTCGGTCATGATGTCGATACAGTTTTGAATTGCCAGCCGCGACTGCTCAACAATGCCCCCTTCAACCACCTCGCCGTTTTTCATCGGCGTCTGGCCGGATACATAAAGCCAGCCCCCGGCTTCTACCGCGCGGGAAAATGGCAGATGCTGCCCGCCGGTGCCGGTAGCGCCTTCTGCGCCATAACGCTTAATGCTCATGGATTCTCCTTACTCTTCATCTGCTCGCGCTTAAGGAAGCGACCTGCGCGCCCGATAATTTTCCGCTCGCGGCCATAACTCATCACACCGTTAACCATCACCGCCTCAATACCGGCGGCCGGTTGCTGCGGTGAGCTGAAGCTCGCCACGTCACGTACCGTTAGCGGGTCAAACAGGACCAGATCGGCGAAATAGCCGGTTTTGATTAGCCCACGCTGCGCCAGGCGGAAGTTAGCCGCCGACAGCCCGGTCATTTTGTGAACCGCCGTGGCCAGCGGGAATAGCGCCTGCTCGCGGCTGTAATATCCCAGCACTCGCGGGAATGCGCCCCACAGGCGCGGATGCGGCATAGGATCGTTAGGTAATCCGTCGGATCCAACCATAGTGGCCGGATAGCTCAGTACCCGCTTCACATCCTGCTCGTCCATGTTGTAGTAGATGGCTCCAGCAGGCATCAGCCGTTCTGCGGCCTGATGCAGGCTCACAGACCAGGCTTCAGCTATCTGCGCTAGCGTTTTACCGGCCTGCTCCGGGTGCGGCTCCGACCAGGTAATCACAATATCGAACTCATCGGTCACCTGTTTCATATCCAGCGTGGAAGAGCTGGCCGAGTAGGGATAACAGTCACAGGCTATCTCCTGGCGCTGGCGCATCTGGTCAAAGAACGCCAGCGTCTCTTTGGTGCGACCCCAGTTTTTCGCTCCGGCACATTTGTGGTGTGAGACCACAACCGGTACCTGAGCATGGCGACCAATGCGGAATGCTTCGTCCAGCGCCTCAAGTATTGGCTCAAATTCAGACCGCAGATGGGTGGTGTAAACCCCCTGCCCGTCGGCCAGCTCTTCGGCCAGCGCCATGACTTCGGCGGTGGGCGCTTCAAATGCCGTGGCATAAGCCAGGCCGGTGCTCATTCCAAGCGCCCCCTGATTCAGCGCGTCACGCAGCTGAAGGCGCATTGCTTCAATCTCTTCATCGCGCGCCGGGCGCAGCAGCGCATCCATATGGTTATTACGCAGCGTGGTATGGCCAATAAGCGTCGCCACATTCACAGCGGGCTGCGCCTGGTTTACCGCCTCGGCATATGCGCCAACGGTGGGATAGACAAAATGTTCGGCCTCACCCAGCAGGTTCATCGGATCTGGCACCGCGTCGCGAATGGTCGCCGTGGCCGCGCTGATACCGCAGTTGCCGACAATAACCGTCGTCACGCCCTGGCTTATCTTGGGCAGATACTCCGGCATCCGGATAACGTTTGTGTCGTCATGGGTGTGTACATCAATAAACCCTGGAGCCAGCACTTTTCCTTCGCCATCCAGCTCCTGATGCGCCGCCAAATCCAGCGACGGTGCAATATGACTTATTCTGTCGCCGGTTACCGCCACATCCGCCCGATACGCCGGGCCGCCGCTA
This genomic interval from Salmonella enterica subsp. enterica serovar Choleraesuis contains the following:
- a CDS encoding reactive intermediate/imine deaminase, with the protein product MSIKRYGAEGATGTGGQHLPFSRAVEAGGWLYVSGQTPMKNGEVVEGGIVEQSRLAIQNCIDIMTEAGYRMEDVVHVKVILTDARYFQSFNRVFAEIFGANPPARICCVADLVVDCKVEVDVTCYNPHRQSS
- a CDS encoding D-aminoacylase; the encoded protein is MKADWLYRNVTVIDGSGGPAYRADVAVTGDRISHIAPSLDLAAHQELDGEGKVLAPGFIDVHTHDDTNVIRMPEYLPKISQGVTTVIVGNCGISAATATIRDAVPDPMNLLGEAEHFVYPTVGAYAEAVNQAQPAVNVATLIGHTTLRNNHMDALLRPARDEEIEAMRLQLRDALNQGALGMSTGLAYATAFEAPTAEVMALAEELADGQGVYTTHLRSEFEPILEALDEAFRIGRHAQVPVVVSHHKCAGAKNWGRTKETLAFFDQMRQRQEIACDCYPYSASSSTLDMKQVTDEFDIVITWSEPHPEQAGKTLAQIAEAWSVSLHQAAERLMPAGAIYYNMDEQDVKRVLSYPATMVGSDGLPNDPMPHPRLWGAFPRVLGYYSREQALFPLATAVHKMTGLSAANFRLAQRGLIKTGYFADLVLFDPLTVRDVASFSSPQQPAAGIEAVMVNGVMSYGRERKIIGRAGRFLKREQMKSKENP